In Taeniopygia guttata chromosome 6, bTaeGut7.mat, whole genome shotgun sequence, the genomic stretch GTGCACACACCACGTTAAAGCTTctgtaaaagtattttttagtCCTACACTGAGGCTTTCACCCAGGTCATCAGACACTTCTTATCAACAAAGTATTTCCAGGAGTCAAAACACTGTTGAAccaaaatgaagtattttaaagCAATCATTCACCATGCTGAGgggagatttatttttttcaaaagcacaaGTCAGAGTCACAAAAAGCAATTAACAGACATTAACACAATTGAAGATTCtcattattaataaaaatgaaaacaaaaattatgcaTATTGCACACAGTGTTTAATGacagatgtttatttttcagcattttttttactCTGGACAATTCAATTTCACCCTGTTTTCTGAGGTTTATGCATGAGTACAGTCCTTCAGTGCTTGTTTTTACAAGCACTATGCAGTTTAATGCTAGCAATAATATATTCTCAGTTTAGTTAACTCCTCAAAAACATAAAGGTTTAGTATTAGTGTGAATAGGATGTAGTTTCTCCCCATCCTattattctttccttttgtaAAGCCCTGAAGTAGGGCCTAAATCAACCTCTCTACAATAACTAGAATTGatcaattaaaagaaatactTAAAACATGAAATCTCTCAGTTCTCATACATTTTGATACCCTGCTAAAAGCTATGCAAGAACTATTGACCAACATTTTAAGAATTCAACCGTTTCCactcttttaatttaaaaatattaaactgttTTGATTGTTATTTTTACATTGGCTGTTAAATCagacagaaaacactgaaaaagcaaaatggcaGTCCCAATTTTCTACTTACAGCCAACACTGTGCAGGAGATATGGATCTGAGGTCATCTGTCACAGAAAAGTTTTATTATCAGTGATTGAAACCTGTTATCAAATCAACACAAATGATGCCTGGCTTAACAAACAGGCTAGCAAAAATTGACAGAAAATGATAGCAGGGTAGCAGCTCCAGTACAATCAAATCAGATCATCATGAAAGGCAACGAAGCATGTTTCTCCTAATGGGGGTCAGTGTGCAGCCTGGCCAGCTTCATTAAATAACAGCTGTATTTTAACCCAATGGACACACGTACAAACTGTTATCATCCACCCCAGTGAAGCATTGCACTCATCGCTTTTGCTGCTTGTGCAACATCTACTGTTACAAGAAGGCAGGGGTGCTCTGAATCCTCTGCCCCAGCATATTACTGGACTTTACCTAAGATCTCAGTGTTTGAACAGCAGCCACAGAAAGAAGCTGGAGCTTTGTCAGGAGCACTGGTTGCCAATGGCCAGCTCTTGGAAATCAGTTAACCTTCTGCCACACAGGATATCTTTGAGCCacttctgcagctgtttcactAGCCACAGCCTttacagagagaaataaattaagAGGGAATTTACGGAATTCGAGATGTGGAAAAAATTCCCCagggattatttttaaaatgtaactaGAATTCAAAAATGTTAGCAACAAACTCAAGTTTCCATTTAATCCCTTCATAATGAAAGTGTCCAAAGACATGAAAGTATTTGGATGTGCCTGCTCCTGACAGTGATTTGTAGAAGTTTATTTAAACCTTTCCATTATACATCTTAGATGCATTACAACATAGAAGTAATTTAATCTTATTGCTATTCTGTTAGGGACATTGATGAACTTTTTGCCACCTATATTGGAAAATTTACCTGCTCAAATGAAATTTTGCCAGCATtcatagaaaaaataattaactaCTCTTATCTCTTAGCACTATTAAAATATCAGCCAAAAAAAGGTTCACTAGATCTTGTTTTGCTCAGATAGAAGCACATGAGCAGGAAGCATTTACAACAGATATTTCAAACTTATTATATGAATGTAGTATCATCAACAGCTGTTACTGGACAACATTCTATTTCTTCTGTGTAAGAAACCAATTACATTAAAACTCTTTTTTTATAGGAGTTGACCAGAATAATGTGAACAAGTTAATTTCTTTTGACTGTTGCAAACAGATTTGATAGTGACCTACATACTTCAGTCCTTAAATGACACATTTTCTATCAATAGGAAGAACTCACATTGCCCATTGAGCTGACTGTTGGTACTGCAGTCTTCTCAAAGCATATTATGCCTTATTTATTTCAAGCCACTGTTGGTAACAGCTTCATTTCTTCCTCTTAATATTTGTTCTCAAACTTATTACTAGCTGGTCCCTAGACAAAACCACCTCACTGCACCCAGGTGTTGTCAAATTTTGCCATCTTTCATCATCATTATCAAAGCTCTCTTTTTCTGTGCAGCCAGGACAGGTCTTTCCACCGGACTCGTCTGCATCACTGCCCTCACTAGGCCTGCTATACAATTTTGAGTCTTTCCTACAGCAAAACACCAACTCCAACAAGCCCTAAGCATTGTAAACAGTGATTAATGCAAGTCTTTCCACATATATGAATTTGACATTGCTTGCCACCAGATTAATTTAGAAGTTGTTCTCCAAAATTCCTTCATCTTCTTATCTGGATTCCAGACTGTTGTTAACTAGATAAAATTATTGAGATCCTGAAATAAGAGGGCCAGGCCAGGCAGGCAACAGTGACAAAGCTACTACTTCTAAATTATGGGATGTGCTAAGatcagcaggaaataaaaaggtTCCTTCAGTACACTGTAGGGAAAAATGTGAAGGTTCCTGTTCCACTTAATTATTGTTTTACCTCCCACAGGAAAGGGGACTAACCTAGAGTGTTCACAGCACGACATGTGCATTAAATCTCTGAATTACAGAAAAGCTCCTACACCTTGCTTAGACTGGAGTGCAGAGGCAAACTCTGGCAGAGCAAACCTCACATGAAGACCTGTGTACAACCCCCAACTGCTGAAGCACAAAGATTCCAATAATATGGCACCAAGCTGTAACTATTTCAACCCATCTGCTTTGCAGGGTTACTGTACTACCCACATAAACAAATCCATACTAAATAAAATGCAAGACATCACAAAGCTAAAGGAATCCTTCAGTACTCCAAttccagaaataatttcttcttctggAGGCAGACACCCCCAGAACAGCACTGTTTACTATGTAAACTCAAAACATCAATCCTACACAAGGCACTCTGCCACATACCTTTATGCAAGCATTTCTTTATAGATCCTTTCTTGATTGCATAGAACTAAGGTAAGGTAGCTTCCGAAAAGAGCAATTAGAATTTGTGCCAGCAGTCTAGAGCTTTCAAGTAGTAAACATTTGGAAAACACTAACTCTATGGTCTTCACTGAAACAGATGGTTTCCATTGAATTCAAACCAAAATTGAAACAAGCATATCACTTCACGTTTCAGCTCCTTCACACTACTATTTTTAATGCatgttttcaaagaaattgACCTCTTTGGCAGGGGACAATTTGGCCTCCTTTCAGCCTATTCTATGAAAAATTGCTGCGTCTTCCCTGTATTTGTATTGCTGTGTTCACACCACCCCCTAGTGATTGTTCAATTACACTAAATAGTGTCACTCCTCTCCTTTCATGCTGAACATTATATATGGGAAGGGTTTACTGCAGCACCACAGCTATGAGCTGTACAGCTAACAGCATGATGCTGTGAACAGACAGCAGCAACCCCACTAGCTCAAGACTCTAAATGAAGGTACTGCAAGAGGCATTAAGTGCTTCATCTGTACTGAGCAGATCTTGTACAACAGCCTCTTTCCAACCCTTTAACAACTCTTAGCTGTGATAGAGCTGGTTTACTCCCTCTAACATTTAAGTGTTTTTACCTGTCTTACAATGTGTTGCCCAGTACAAAGGTAGTGCAATTCAAAAATATTGCATTTAGGTAAAATGTCAGAGCCTTACTCAACACAGTTGCTAGAGCTGCCCAGTCTGTTTCAGTCCTATCTGAAGTACAGAATTTCTGCTTTCCATACTCCTCAAAACACATGCACCAGAGACTATCAGATGAAAATTTAGGGGTGTTCCACACAGCTTGCAGACCAGAGACAGACCCCAGAGACTGTCCTGGTAACTCAGGAACAAAATACAAATCATTCCTACTGCCTTCATTAGCCTTAACTGTGGAAGCAGGCAGCTCTGAGTGTCTCTGTCTGCATGTTTGGTTCTCCCTTCCACTGTATTCTACAGGTCTATATAAAACAGGCAGCCAAACAAAAGGACTTTCCAAACCACAGCTTGAACAAGAGCATGTCTACCTCTAACAATCCCTGCTTGCAATTAGCTCCTACTACTACCTGTAGTAGTAGGAAGCTGTGGTTCACTTCAAATTGATACTCAAAACAACACTTGTTTAATTATGAAAAGATTTTAATCCAGTGCAAATAGTACACCTATACTGAATTTCTCAAACTTTACAAAATGGTTACTTTTGAATTAAAAGGCAAACCAGTATTTTATTGACAGAGTTTATTTGATGTTAAAGTCAGATGAGCAGCTTCTGCTTTCCAGAGTAATTCATTCTATACTTCTTCATAGAATGATGCTGcctgtaaaggaaaaaaatacatcactGACAcacaattaaaacaatttttacaTTTGTACTTTTATAAAGCCTGAAAAGCTGTTTCCCAAAAAAGTCAGGTGAACCACACACATTGCTCTTGTAAGAGCACAAAGCTGAAaatttcccagcactgccatggcAAAAAATGAGCCTAAATTATAGCAATTCTGTAGAAGATATCAACAAGCTGTGACAACTTTCTGTTTAAGACATTACACTCACTATATCAGCTCCCAGACAGACTGTTTTAAGTTCCTTCCAACTGAATCACTCAGACCATTTCTAATAAAACCAAAGTTTTTTCTGGGGCAGTTATGACCACAGCACTTATATTCCTGCAGCAAAGATATAAAAATGTAGTCTGACTTGTTTGTAAGAGTATCCTGATTGTAAATATTCTACTTGACAGGAGTACCTGTAAAAAAACAACATACATTCATTCCAAAAATAGGTATCATGCTACTTCAATCTATTTCAGACAATAAAACTCAAGTACCTATCCTCTCTTGAGCATACCTACATATGAAAAGTATAAGCCTTGTTTACAGCAAGACTAAACAATCAGCAACTTGGGTAACAGTAAATCTGAAGTACCTAATATATTATTTCAGTCTTTATACTGATCAGGTATTTCATGCAAGTCACAGTCACATAAGCTACCAACTCACTAATAAGTGCAAAAGtgatttgtaaatatttttagccCAAAACTCTTGCACTGAGCTCTATGTCTGCACAAGTTCCAACCTCTGCATAAATGAACCTCAGACTTGTTATCATAATGACAGCACTGCTGAATGCCCACCCTTAAAAAGCATTCTGAAGGCATACCTGTTATCTGTTTTCCACCTGAAGAATGTTCAtttactgaaaaagaaaaaacataaattAGTAAGAATTTTATCTGAATTCTACTACTGTAGAAAATTGAGCTTTAAGGGTTTTCACTGACACTCACATGCTTTTTTTAATTAACCACACTGAAATGTGATAGGAAACCCTGGAAGTTTTGACTACTGCAGAGACTGAAGACTTAAGATTTCACTTACTCCCTTAAACTCAACAGCTATTTAGAGCTTAACTAATGCTCAGAATGCAACTGCATGTTCAATAATTACACCTACAGGCTACAATGGCTTCCATGTGCTTATCCATCCACACTTGTGTTTGACAGCCCCACCTGTCAAGAGCTGTCACAGCTACAGCTGTGACATTAAAAGGGAAGGTGGGgatatttctgcatttcagtaTCACTACTTTGAATGGAAAGACCAGGTGAGGCACACTCACATATACTTATTGCATATTTTAGCAAGCTCAGCCAGCTCTAGAGCCACAGAATATATTaaataacacaaaatattttaaaatagttctCTTGAAACTGCAGGGAAAACAGAATGGGAATGCTGAAGGAGTGAGAAGTGAAAGGAATCATCAAAGAAAACTTAACAATACATCAGCATAGTTATGTCATGACTACATCATACGTAACTTTTAGAATATACACTTGCCTAAACATTTCTTTCTAATCAATACTGATACATTTACAAGGTAAAATAGTTCTCACAGATTTTGTAGGTGGACTCAAAAATGTATTCCAGGACTCCTATTAAAAATTCCTTCACACAGCTGTGATAAGGATGATGAACCATACCACATCATGATCTTTGAACACGCATTTCTGAAGACAAAGTTTACTGTTTTTCTATAATGCAGCACAGAATTCTTCTCAAGTAAGTTGTTCAGGAAGTgcacaaaataatttatcttaAGTGACAACAAAAAGATTAACAAATCTGGTAAACAAGTCGTATCTAACCCATGCATACTTATCAACTGAAAGATTGGTTAAAAAGACATCAAAATATCTCtaatcaaaaacaaaaaaaaaaaaaaagttcaccTACTACTGAGACTACATGTTAGTTTGACAAGCCATTGATATGCATCTCCTACATAATTACCACAGGGCACGATCCTTGCCTTCAATTTCTGAACTGTTGATAGGCTATAAGAACTTCTATGAACTAGACACCATTAATAGTTCAAGTGAGTCACTTGATCACTTTTCATTAACACTCAAAACCAGCTACCTTCAGGTGTAAAAGtcttaaaaggaagaaattcctccaaATTACTGGGATTGGTGCAACATGAAATGACTCCTTTGCCATTGACAGAAGTGGGTACATTAGGTGTTACTACTACACCAAATGCTAATTTTGTGCCATAAACCATTGTAGGACTTCATGATTAAAACAGCATTAAAGCACAAAGGAAGAAGGCTCCTAATGTTTTCTAGTAGAGTAATTCCCTGATCTAGTAACTGTCAGTAACACTGGTTCCTTTCCATCCAGGGATAACAAGAACTTCACCTCCACACTAACTACAAAATCTAATTTCATTTAGATTTCCAATTTCACTGTAATTTGTGTCTTAACTTGGAATACTGCAGGACAAGAGTAAAATACAGTTTAATGTTGACAACTGTGCCATCTCCAAGCACCACCTCAAATGCACCAATTGTGATGTGACTCAGCTTTCATGTACACCACCACTTTCACACAATGGTCAAGTTACACATGCAACTGCACTGTACTACTTTGAAAATCAGATCCTGTGGTGACTGAACCAACCTCTCAAGTCAACAAGATTGGATTTCTTGGATTTCTTCTCACTGGGAATTATTTTCAAGTTTATTCACTACTTTCAAAAAGTCTGGTTTGCTACTAAGCATATTTTACTTCCAAGTCACACGAATAAAATTCATTATGTAATTAGGTGAACCCTCACATGACAGATGTTAAGTTTAAATCAAACATGCGTACAAGGCAGTACAGTGCTTTAATTAAAAGGATAGACACATTTCAGTGATGTATAATTCAGGCACCAAATCCATGCTCATTTCCAGTACCTGCAGATACTTCATTTCTGATGGAGAGTTCCAAGAAAgtaggaaaaaagcaaaagtgaaGATTACTAAAGTTCAAGATATCAAGGTATTTTCACAGCTACAGAACTAAGCATCAAAACCCATTACCCTCTCTCCCCTTGctaaaacacctgaaaaaaaaaaacccacttgcTGCACAGCTTATTCAATTTTTATCAGAAAATGGAACACTGTGAAGGAAAGTGACTAGATTCCCACCCAACCCATGCCTCAGCTTTAGTTGTTTCATGAGAGAGGAAATCTGCCTCCTTCCAACCTGCCTCTATCAGGTCCTAGCCACAGCCCAGGAGGGCTGCATCAGTCTAGCCTCACCAGAGAAAGACTCCACTACCTTGGGCACCAGTCCCTCAAACCCCAAGGCATTCTACCTTATCTCTATTTACACAGTCCTCACTGCCTACAGCACACATCCTTAACAAACTTACCTCGGGAAGGAACACCATACCAACAGTAACTTGGGGGAGGAAGCATTAGGGGTTTAGGCAGCCTGAGCAACAAGTGTTAAGATTATCCAATGTGTGTATTGCGAGACTGAGTTAAGTGATTAGAGCAACACTGTTAGATTTATAAAGTTTAACTTTAGTTTAAGTGACACATAAGAAACAGTAATTTAGGAAGCATTGCTTCATGTTGTATCAGCTaggctggcagcagtgaggagcaCAACTAAGCTACTGAGCTGATGACAAGCTATACAACATACAGTTTACCTTCTGTTATCCAGTAGAACAGGtgaaaaaatggaagagaaacAATGTTATTCTGTTGAAGAACTCATAATCAACATTTCAAAGGCATATGTTCACTCTAGCTTATAAGATATTCTCATCCTACCTTCTTGCCAGCACCAACGTTTGCCTTGGCTGTGCCCCTGACTTTCTTCATTCTGTTCTTACGCTCTTTTCGCTGCTTCCTGGaagtctttttcttttcatacaAGCCGTGCTATTAAAAACAGTTGAAAGTTGCTTTTAATATTGTTTCTCTACTATCAACGCTGGAGTTTATGTTCCATGATACAGTTTAAATTTCGAAAATTAACTAAACAGCAAGATTGTTAACTAATGAATAATTCAACACACAACGTAAACATTGAAGAGGCACATGGATCAGCCCCATTTCTTATGCTTATTCTAGACCTTTATTAGTGTTTTGTTAAAAGTTACTGCTAAACACCTCTGGTATCAGTTTTGCCTTCCCAATTCCCTAGTAATATAGAATAAAAACACACTTAGCCTATTTTGCAAATGCAGAAGTTAAATGTGCTATTTTAGGAGCTATCATGCAACTGTACTTTCACAAAACTTGAATTTTTACACACGCAAATCCTGCTTTTGAGATACCAGAAAACAACATACCCTGGCAAGCCTGTGCTTTGgttcatttttctttgcataGTCCAGGGAATCATAGATCATGCCAAAACCTGTTGTCTTGCCACCACCAAAGTGAGTTCTGAAGCCAAAGACGAAAATTACATCAGGGGTTGTCTTGTACATTTTTGCCAGCTTTTCCCTGATTTCTGTTTTGGGGACCGTGGCCTTCCCAGGATGAAGAACATCGATCACCTATAAAAGATTTTCAACAAGTTGATGAAAGGTCAATATCCAGTACACAGCCCCACCAGGTGCTACAGTTCCACCATGAGCTCAACATTTAAACCAACCCACTTCAGCAGAAATTATGATTCATTTGACACAAACGCATTCAGATGTTTCTTGCTTCACTGAGTCATTT encodes the following:
- the RPS24 gene encoding small ribosomal subunit protein eS24 isoform X2 — protein: MNDTVTIRTRKFMTNRLLQRKQMVIDVLHPGKATVPKTEIREKLAKMYKTTPDVIFVFGFRTHFGGGKTTGFGMIYDSLDYAKKNEPKHRLARHGLYEKKKTSRKQRKERKNRMKKVRGTAKANVGAGKKK
- the RPS24 gene encoding small ribosomal subunit protein eS24 isoform X3, with translation MNDTVTIRTRKFMTNRLLQRKQMVIDVLHPGKATVPKTEIREKLAKMYKTTPDVIFVFGFRTHFGGGKTTGFGMIYDSLDYAKKNEPKHRLARHGLYEKKKTSRKQRKERKNRMKKVRGTAKANVGAGKK
- the RPS24 gene encoding small ribosomal subunit protein eS24 isoform X1, whose amino-acid sequence is MNDTVTIRTRKFMTNRLLQRKQMVIDVLHPGKATVPKTEIREKLAKMYKTTPDVIFVFGFRTHFGGGKTTGFGMIYDSLDYAKKNEPKHRLARHGLYEKKKTSRKQRKERKNRMKKVRGTAKANVGAGKKKVNCMLYSLSSAQ